From Candidatus Palibaumannia cicadellinicola, the proteins below share one genomic window:
- the lpdA gene encoding dihydrolipoyl dehydrogenase gives MNETIKTQVVVLGSGPGGYSAAFRCADLGLSTIIVERYSNLGGVCLNIGCIPSKSLLHVSKIITEVNLLRDKNILFGNLHSNVDQIRIWKEKIVSELTSNISKMAKERNIKVINGYGKFTNTNTIQVTNNNYFTNIIFDNAIIAAGSSPITLPCIPYQDKRIWNSTNALALTSVPKRMLVIGGGIIGLEIATIYHALGSDIDVIEMTDQIIPNADKDIIKVFMKHISKKMTLMLSTKLTNIETKDNGIYVSITNKENETQIKCYDILLVAIGRIPNSTLLDAQKIGIQINNKGFIQVDKQMRTNISNIYAIGDIVSQPMLAHKAIYEAYVAAEVIANQTSYFNPKVIPSIIYTEPEVAWVGITEKEAKTKKISYEASIFPWLALGRAHASNCKDGITKLIFDKNTNKIIGGAIVGMNGGELIGEISLAIEMGCDVEDIALTIHAHPTLSESISLSAKIYDGTIIDLPNTKMKLKNFI, from the coding sequence ATGAATGAAACAATAAAAACTCAAGTAGTAGTTCTTGGTTCAGGTCCAGGTGGTTATTCTGCAGCCTTTCGTTGTGCAGATTTAGGGTTATCTACTATTATAGTAGAACGTTACTCTAATCTTGGTGGGGTATGTCTTAATATAGGATGTATTCCATCAAAATCATTATTACATGTTTCTAAAATTATTACAGAAGTAAATCTTCTAAGAGATAAGAACATATTATTTGGAAATCTACATTCTAATGTAGATCAAATACGTATTTGGAAAGAAAAAATAGTAAGTGAATTAACATCTAATATCAGTAAGATGGCAAAAGAACGTAATATAAAAGTTATTAATGGCTATGGTAAATTTACTAACACTAATACTATACAAGTAACTAATAATAATTATTTTACTAACATAATTTTTGATAATGCAATTATTGCAGCTGGCTCTAGTCCTATTACATTACCATGTATACCTTATCAAGATAAAAGAATTTGGAATTCAACGAATGCATTAGCATTAACTTCAGTACCTAAACGTATGTTAGTAATAGGAGGAGGGATTATTGGTTTAGAAATCGCAACAATATATCATGCTTTAGGTTCAGACATTGATGTTATAGAAATGACAGATCAAATTATTCCTAATGCTGATAAAGATATTATAAAAGTTTTTATGAAACATATTAGTAAAAAAATGACATTGATGTTATCAACAAAATTAACAAATATAGAAACAAAAGACAATGGTATATATGTATCTATAACTAATAAAGAAAATGAAACACAAATTAAATGTTACGATATACTATTAGTAGCTATTGGACGTATCCCCAATAGTACTTTACTAGATGCTCAAAAAATAGGTATTCAAATTAATAATAAAGGTTTTATACAAGTTGATAAACAAATGCGTACTAATATTAGTAATATTTATGCTATTGGAGATATTGTTAGTCAACCAATGTTAGCACATAAAGCAATTTATGAAGCTTATGTAGCTGCTGAAGTTATTGCGAATCAAACTAGTTATTTTAATCCTAAAGTCATTCCTTCTATTATTTATACTGAACCAGAAGTAGCATGGGTTGGTATAACAGAAAAAGAAGCTAAAACTAAAAAAATTAGCTATGAAGCATCTATTTTTCCTTGGTTAGCTTTAGGTAGAGCTCATGCTTCTAATTGCAAAGATGGTATTACTAAATTAATTTTTGATAAAAACACCAATAAAATAATAGGTGGAGCTATAGTAGGGATGAATGGAGGTGAGTTAATTGGTGAAATTAGTTTAGCTATTGAAATGGGTTGTGATGTAGAAGATATAGCATTAACTATTCATGCTCATCCTACACTATCTGAATCTATTAGCCTATCAGCAAAAATTTATGATGGTACAATTATTGATTTGCCAAATACAAAAATGAAGTTAAAAAACTTTATATAA
- a CDS encoding 2-oxo acid dehydrogenase subunit E2: MEIKLPDIGTDEVEVTEILVNIGDTIEVNQSLITVEGNKASMEIPAPYSGKITKIYINIGDKVSTGSMIMKMNVDSIAIESDKKNIFSSNIETSINNDNLIKLEPIMSSSNINIEDDITDHINNNVIQNNDAYIHATPLIRRIAHEFDINLANIKGTGRKGRIVRNDIKNYIKNIIHSSICTKSNISPILSVSNNCNYSKFGDIEEVELSKIQKISSEKLQKNWTNIPHVTQFDEINITEVEKFRTQQNTKLANKNINIKITLLVFMLKAVAKVLQELPYFNSSLSSDEKTICIKKYINIGIAIDTINGVVVPVCRNVNTKGIIELAHELTEFAKKANTGTLTASDMQGGCFTISNLGSIGGGMTFTPIVNAPEVAILGISKSYLKAVWNDNMFTPVLMLPISLSYDHRVINGGDGVRFINLISHMITDIRNLIM; the protein is encoded by the coding sequence ATGGAAATTAAATTGCCTGATATCGGTACAGATGAAGTAGAAGTAACTGAAATTCTAGTTAATATAGGCGATACAATTGAAGTTAATCAATCTTTAATTACTGTAGAAGGAAATAAAGCTTCAATGGAAATTCCAGCACCTTACTCTGGAAAAATAACAAAAATTTATATTAATATAGGTGATAAAGTAAGTACTGGTTCAATGATTATGAAAATGAATGTTGATTCTATAGCAATAGAATCAGATAAAAAAAATATTTTTTCTTCTAATATAGAAACATCTATTAACAATGATAATTTAATTAAATTAGAACCTATAATGTCATCTTCTAATATAAATATAGAAGATGATATCACAGATCATATAAATAATAATGTAATACAAAATAATGATGCCTATATTCATGCTACTCCATTGATTCGTCGTATAGCACATGAATTTGATATTAATTTAGCTAACATAAAAGGTACAGGTAGAAAAGGTAGAATTGTACGTAATGATATCAAAAATTACATAAAAAATATTATACACTCTTCTATTTGTACAAAGAGTAATATTTCACCTATTTTATCAGTATCAAATAATTGTAATTATAGTAAATTTGGAGATATTGAAGAGGTTGAATTAAGCAAAATTCAAAAAATATCAAGTGAAAAACTACAGAAGAATTGGACTAATATTCCTCATGTTACTCAGTTTGATGAAATCAATATTACAGAAGTAGAAAAATTTAGAACACAACAAAATACTAAATTAGCAAATAAAAATATAAATATAAAAATTACATTATTAGTTTTTATGCTAAAAGCAGTTGCTAAGGTATTACAAGAATTACCTTATTTTAATAGTTCATTATCTTCAGATGAAAAAACAATTTGTATAAAAAAATATATTAATATTGGTATTGCAATAGATACTATAAATGGAGTAGTAGTACCTGTATGTCGTAATGTAAACACAAAAGGTATTATTGAGTTAGCGCATGAACTTACTGAGTTTGCTAAAAAAGCTAATACTGGGACACTAACTGCATCTGATATGCAAGGAGGATGTTTCACTATCTCTAATTTAGGTAGTATTGGTGGTGGTATGACATTTACTCCTATAGTAAATGCACCAGAAGTAGCTATATTAGGGATATCTAAATCCTATTTAAAAGCTGTATGGAATGATAATATGTTTACTCCAGTACTTATGTTACCGATATCATTATCATATGATCATAGAGTAATTAATGGAGGCGATGGAGTACGTTTTATTAATTTAATAAGTCATATGATTACTGATATACGTAATTTAATTATGTAA
- the aceE gene encoding pyruvate dehydrogenase (acetyl-transferring), homodimeric type, whose product MLEKFYFDPNDVDPIETRDWLSAIESVISKEGIIRAKFLINKILHKAHNSGIQIFNDTTISNYINSIPVEDEPEYPGNLNLERRIRSVIRWNTMMIVLNASKKNLDLGGHIASFQSSATIYDVCFNHFFRACNKTDGGDLVYFQGHISPGIYARAFLEGRITIEQMNNFRQEVHGKGLSSYPHPKLMPEFWQFPTVSMGLGPICAIYQAKFLKYLNNRGLKDTSNQTVYAFLGDGEMDEPESKGALNIATREKLDNLIFIINCNLQRLDGPVNGNGKIINELECIFKGAGWEVIKVIWGSRWDKLLCQKNYNKLIQLMNETLDGDYQTFKSKNGAYVRKYFFGKYHETAALVENMSDEEIWSLNRGGHDPKKIFAALQKAKNIIGKPVVILAHTIKGYGMGITGEGMNIAHQVKKINIEGIRSFRNRFNLNMIQDDQIELLPYIKFNKNSEEYKYIHEKRKALYGYLPSRQKNFTKQLQLPKLNHFSSLLNEQKKEISTTVAFVRTLNILLKQPIKDRLVPIIADEARTFGMEGLFRSIGIYNSNGQKYIPQDREQVAYYREDNKGQILQEGINELGAASSWLAAATSYSTNDLPMIPFYIYYSMFGFQRIGDLLWAAGDQQARGFLIGGTSGRTTLNGEGLQHEDGHSHIQALTIPNCISYDPAYAYEVAVIIHDGINRMYGEKQENIYYYITTLNENYYMPAMPIGVEEGIRKGIYKLETIEGKKGKIQLISSGAILRQVRQAAKILSNEYQISSDVYSVTSFTELARDGQDCDRWNMLHPTQSPRIPYVATVLNTAPVVASTDYMKLFAEQIRKFIPTSNFSVLGTDGFGLSDSRDNLRNYFEVDTNYIVVAALWELVKIGQIKADILDKAINTFGIDIEKINPRLA is encoded by the coding sequence ATGTTAGAAAAATTCTATTTTGATCCTAATGATGTAGATCCTATCGAAACACGTGACTGGTTATCTGCTATTGAATCAGTTATTAGTAAAGAAGGGATTATACGTGCAAAATTTTTGATTAACAAAATATTACATAAAGCACATAACAGCGGTATACAAATATTTAATGATACGACTATTAGTAATTATATTAATAGTATTCCAGTAGAAGATGAGCCTGAATATCCAGGTAATCTAAATTTAGAACGACGTATTCGTTCGGTTATACGTTGGAATACTATGATGATAGTATTAAATGCATCTAAAAAAAATTTAGATTTAGGTGGTCATATAGCTTCTTTTCAATCATCTGCTACTATTTATGATGTTTGTTTTAATCATTTTTTTAGAGCATGTAATAAAACTGATGGTGGTGATTTAGTATATTTTCAAGGACATATATCTCCTGGAATATATGCAAGAGCCTTTTTAGAAGGTCGTATTACAATAGAACAAATGAATAATTTTCGTCAAGAAGTACACGGTAAAGGATTATCTTCTTATCCACATCCTAAGTTAATGCCAGAATTTTGGCAATTTCCTACAGTATCTATGGGACTAGGACCAATATGTGCTATATATCAAGCAAAATTTCTTAAATATCTTAATAATCGTGGATTAAAAGATACAAGTAATCAAACGGTTTATGCTTTTTTAGGCGATGGTGAAATGGATGAACCAGAATCTAAGGGAGCACTAAATATAGCTACTCGTGAAAAACTTGATAATCTTATTTTTATAATTAACTGTAATCTACAACGTTTAGATGGCCCGGTAAATGGAAATGGAAAAATAATTAATGAGCTAGAATGCATATTTAAGGGTGCAGGTTGGGAAGTAATAAAGGTTATTTGGGGTAGTCGTTGGGATAAACTGTTGTGTCAAAAAAATTATAATAAATTAATTCAATTAATGAATGAAACATTAGATGGTGATTACCAAACATTTAAATCTAAAAATGGAGCTTATGTACGTAAATATTTTTTTGGTAAATATCATGAAACTGCTGCATTAGTAGAAAATATGAGTGACGAAGAAATTTGGTCATTAAATCGTGGTGGTCACGATCCAAAAAAAATTTTTGCTGCTTTACAAAAAGCTAAGAATATTATTGGTAAGCCTGTAGTAATTTTAGCCCATACCATAAAAGGCTATGGTATGGGTATTACAGGAGAAGGAATGAATATTGCTCATCAGGTAAAAAAAATAAATATAGAAGGAATACGTTCTTTTCGTAATCGTTTTAATTTAAATATGATTCAGGATGATCAAATAGAATTATTACCTTACATTAAATTTAACAAAAATTCAGAAGAATATAAATATATACATGAAAAACGTAAGGCACTATACGGTTACCTACCAAGTAGACAAAAAAATTTTACCAAGCAACTTCAATTACCCAAATTAAATCATTTTAGCTCATTACTCAATGAACAAAAAAAAGAAATATCTACTACTGTAGCTTTTGTCCGTACATTAAATATTTTACTTAAACAACCTATTAAAGATAGGTTAGTGCCTATTATTGCAGATGAAGCACGTACATTTGGTATGGAAGGATTATTTAGATCTATTGGTATTTATAACTCAAATGGACAAAAGTATATACCTCAAGATAGAGAGCAAGTAGCTTATTATCGTGAAGACAATAAAGGTCAAATTTTACAAGAAGGAATTAATGAATTAGGGGCTGCATCTTCTTGGTTAGCTGCTGCTACTTCTTACAGTACTAATGATTTACCAATGATTCCATTTTATATTTATTATTCTATGTTTGGTTTTCAGCGTATTGGTGATCTGTTATGGGCCGCTGGTGACCAACAAGCACGTGGTTTTTTAATTGGAGGAACTTCTGGTCGTACTACTCTGAACGGAGAGGGGTTACAGCACGAAGATGGACATAGTCATATTCAAGCATTAACAATTCCAAATTGTATTTCTTATGATCCTGCATATGCCTATGAAGTAGCGGTTATTATACATGACGGAATAAATCGTATGTATGGAGAAAAACAAGAAAATATATATTATTATATAACTACACTAAACGAAAACTATTATATGCCAGCTATGCCAATAGGAGTCGAAGAAGGTATTCGTAAAGGAATTTATAAACTAGAAACTATAGAAGGCAAAAAAGGAAAAATTCAGCTAATAAGCTCTGGTGCTATTTTACGTCAAGTACGTCAAGCAGCTAAAATACTATCAAACGAATATCAAATTAGTTCTGATGTTTATAGTGTTACTTCTTTTACTGAATTAGCTCGTGATGGTCAAGATTGTGATCGCTGGAATATGTTACATCCTACACAATCACCACGTATACCATATGTTGCAACTGTTCTGAATACAGCACCGGTTGTAGCATCGACTGACTATATGAAATTATTTGCAGAACAAATACGTAAATTTATACCTACTTCTAATTTTAGCGTATTAGGTACAGATGGTTTTGGTCTTTCTGATAGCCGCGATAACTTACGAAACTATTTTGAAGTAGATACAAATTATATAGTAGTAGCTGCATTATGGGAATTAGTAAAAATAGGACAAATTAAAGCTGATATATTAGATAAAGCAATTAATACTTTTGGTATTGATATTGAAAAAATTAATCCACGGCTGGCATAA
- the nadC gene encoding carboxylating nicotinate-nucleotide diphosphorylase, which translates to MFYKINNTNNRKKELFIRIKKYIPFIVNFSLKEDLGGVINIESDITTKLISENSKSNAVIITRDNGIFCGKNWFQEVFKQLGNNVSINWQVADGDVIEANQILCTLYGPTRILLIGERTALNFIQTMSGVASQVKYYSDLLYQTNTKLLDTRKTLPGLRTALKYAVLCGGGNNHRLDLTDAFLIKDNHIIAAGSITNAVAQAKIISTSIPIEVEVKNFKELVEALAAQVDIIMLDNFSNQNISQAIAINKQQAALEISGNITLNNIKEYALMGIDYISVGALTKNVRALDLTMYLQ; encoded by the coding sequence ATGTTTTATAAAATAAATAATACTAATAATCGTAAAAAAGAATTATTTATACGTATTAAAAAATATATTCCATTTATAGTAAATTTTTCTCTAAAAGAAGATTTAGGTGGAGTAATTAATATAGAATCAGATATTACTACTAAATTAATATCTGAAAACAGTAAGTCTAATGCAGTAATTATAACAAGAGATAATGGCATTTTCTGTGGTAAAAATTGGTTTCAAGAAGTATTTAAACAACTAGGGAATAATGTTAGTATTAATTGGCAAGTAGCTGATGGAGATGTAATAGAAGCTAATCAAATATTATGTACACTTTATGGTCCTACACGAATATTACTTATTGGTGAACGTACTGCTCTAAATTTTATTCAAACTATGAGTGGTGTGGCTAGTCAAGTAAAATATTATTCTGATCTATTATATCAGACTAATACTAAACTGTTAGATACAAGAAAAACATTACCTGGATTACGTACAGCATTAAAATATGCGGTGTTATGTGGAGGTGGTAATAACCATAGATTAGATTTAACAGATGCCTTTCTGATAAAGGATAATCATATTATTGCAGCAGGATCTATAACTAATGCAGTAGCACAAGCCAAGATAATTAGTACTTCAATACCAATTGAAGTAGAAGTAAAAAATTTTAAAGAATTAGTAGAAGCATTAGCAGCACAAGTAGATATTATCATGCTAGATAATTTTAGTAATCAAAATATCTCACAAGCTATAGCTATTAATAAGCAACAAGCTGCACTAGAAATTTCTGGTAACATTACGCTAAATAATATCAAAGAATATGCATTAATGGGTATTGATTATATTTCAGTAGGAGCATTAACAAAAAATGTACGTGCGCTAGATTTAACTATGTATTTACAATAA
- the coaE gene encoding dephospho-CoA kinase (Dephospho-CoA kinase (CoaE) performs the final step in coenzyme A biosynthesis.) codes for MSYVVALTGGIGSGKSTIANIFASLGAFIIDADILTKQIVQPNSKTLSCIIRHFGNRILNSNGTLNSSILREIIFNIPKEKLWLNQLIHPLIKQLTKQKICAMSQYVPYIIWVIPLLIENNWQSYVDRILVVDVITEIQISRTINRDNINHNLIKKILAAQTTRQHRLLYANDIIDNNSYLKNTINNINKLHNLYLNLAVSKKNYTI; via the coding sequence ATGTCTTATGTTGTTGCTCTTACTGGAGGGATTGGTAGTGGAAAAAGCACAATTGCTAATATATTTGCTTCCTTAGGTGCATTTATTATAGACGCAGATATTCTTACTAAACAGATAGTACAACCAAATAGTAAGACTTTAAGTTGTATTATTAGACATTTTGGTAATAGAATACTAAATTCTAATGGAACTTTAAATAGTTCAATATTACGTGAAATTATTTTTAATATACCAAAAGAAAAATTATGGCTTAATCAATTAATTCATCCTTTAATTAAGCAATTAACTAAACAAAAAATTTGTGCTATGTCTCAATATGTTCCATATATAATATGGGTAATACCTCTTTTAATAGAAAATAACTGGCAATCCTATGTAGATAGGATTTTAGTAGTAGATGTAATTACTGAAATACAAATCAGTAGAACAATTAATCGTGATAATATTAATCATAATTTAATTAAAAAAATTTTAGCTGCTCAGACTACACGTCAACATCGTTTATTATATGCTAATGATATTATTGATAATAATAGTTATCTAAAAAATACTATTAATAATATTAATAAATTACATAATTTATATTTAAATCTTGCTGTAAGTAAAAAAAATTACACAATTTAA
- a CDS encoding DUF721 domain-containing protein: MRDNSPKSINILLKTLNNSYNSSLSQIQQHAVNLFKLNSQVLTLLPVTIRPWCRVANFTKSKIILETANANFMIILQHHRTLLIKNLRKNFLPLLSSMNIKIQPSLAIIEQLDIHHNIKLQINKNKNLVKSPTIVLSVKSATFIRNVAAHSEGKLRLRLEQLANIAHSID, translated from the coding sequence ATGCGTGACAACAGTCCAAAATCTATTAATATTTTATTAAAAACACTGAATAATTCTTATAATTCTTCGTTATCACAAATACAGCAACATGCAGTAAATTTATTTAAACTGAATAGTCAAGTTCTTACTTTACTACCAGTCACTATACGTCCTTGGTGCAGAGTCGCTAATTTTACTAAAAGTAAAATAATATTAGAAACAGCTAATGCTAATTTTATGATAATTTTACAACATCACAGAACATTGTTAATAAAAAATTTACGTAAAAATTTTTTACCTTTATTATCTTCTATGAATATTAAAATTCAGCCATCTCTAGCTATAATAGAACAATTAGATATACATCATAATATAAAACTACAAATTAATAAAAACAAAAATTTAGTTAAGTCACCAACAATTGTTTTAAGTGTTAAAAGTGCAACATTTATTCGTAATGTTGCAGCACATAGTGAAGGTAAATTACGGTTAAGACTAGAGCAGTTAGCTAACATAGCACATAGCATAGACTAA
- the ftsZ gene encoding cell division protein FtsZ: MFEPMELTNDAVIKVIGVGGGGGNAVEHMVRECIEGVDFFAVNTDAQALRKITVGQTIQIGSNITKGLGAGANPEVGRNAAVEDREVLRDALEGADMVFIAAGMGGGTGTGAAPVVAEVAKDIGILTVAVITKPFHFEGKKRMAFAEQGISELSKHVDSLITIPNDKLLKVLGKGISLLDAFGAANSILKGAVQGIAELITRPGLMNVDFADVRTVMSEMGYAMMGSGVACGEDRAEEAAEIAISSPLLEDIDLSGARGVLVNITAGFDLRLDEFEIVGNTIRSFASDNATVVIGTSLDPNMNDELRVTVVATGIGLEKNQEITDFVNEKNNPTIIDNRYSNNPYSMPIYQENKITAKVVNENKLHNIKETDYLDIPAFLRKQAD; this comes from the coding sequence ATGTTTGAACCCATGGAATTAACTAATGATGCTGTGATAAAAGTAATAGGAGTAGGTGGTGGTGGTGGTAATGCTGTAGAACATATGGTGCGTGAATGCATCGAAGGAGTGGATTTTTTTGCAGTTAATACTGATGCTCAAGCATTACGTAAAATAACAGTCGGCCAAACAATACAAATTGGTAGTAATATTACTAAAGGGTTAGGTGCTGGTGCTAATCCTGAAGTAGGCAGAAATGCTGCGGTAGAAGATCGTGAAGTACTACGTGACGCTTTAGAAGGCGCAGATATGGTTTTTATTGCTGCTGGTATGGGTGGGGGTACTGGCACAGGAGCTGCACCAGTAGTTGCTGAAGTAGCAAAAGATATAGGGATATTAACAGTAGCGGTAATAACTAAGCCTTTTCATTTTGAAGGTAAAAAACGTATGGCATTTGCTGAACAAGGGATTTCTGAACTATCAAAGCATGTAGATTCGTTAATTACTATTCCTAATGATAAATTATTAAAAGTTTTAGGTAAAGGAATTTCATTATTAGATGCTTTCGGTGCTGCTAATAGCATATTAAAAGGCGCGGTACAGGGTATTGCTGAACTAATTACCCGCCCAGGATTAATGAATGTAGATTTCGCCGACGTACGTACAGTAATGTCAGAAATGGGATATGCTATGATGGGTTCTGGTGTTGCTTGTGGAGAAGATCGTGCTGAAGAAGCCGCAGAAATAGCAATTTCTAGTCCATTGTTAGAAGATATTGATTTATCAGGGGCTAGAGGTGTACTAGTTAACATAACTGCAGGCTTTGATTTACGACTAGATGAGTTTGAAATAGTGGGTAATACAATACGTTCTTTTGCTTCTGATAATGCTACTGTAGTGATTGGTACTTCACTTGATCCAAATATGAATGATGAACTACGTGTTACAGTTGTTGCAACTGGGATAGGTCTTGAAAAAAACCAAGAAATAACTGATTTTGTTAACGAGAAAAATAATCCAACGATTATAGATAATCGTTATAGCAATAATCCTTATAGTATGCCTATATATCAAGAAAATAAAATTACAGCAAAGGTAGTAAATGAAAATAAATTACATAATATTAAAGAAACAGATTACTTAGATATCCCAGCTTTTTTACGTAAGCAAGCTGATTAA